In Castanea sativa cultivar Marrone di Chiusa Pesio chromosome 6, ASM4071231v1, a single window of DNA contains:
- the LOC142641740 gene encoding DDRGK domain-containing protein 1, which translates to MEDLFVGILTMLLIVALIPLFLWKRRRDSQSQDENEEEREVPRRETVVRATGARRMRRRPAAGASTSTAAAAASVEETADESDEEVVAGEYEAKASTKREKKRQEREAQRQAEQAARESRLTKQDRYAEMRRRKDEEREAKERLLEEEAMARKAREEEAAALEFEKWKGEISIDAEGTTENEVQDGNQDMLSHFVEYIKNHKCVQLEDIAAEFKLRTQECINRITSLESMGRLSGVMDDRGKYIYISQEEMKAVADYIKRQGRVSISHLASKSNQFIDLEPKAQFVEEISNVEEISVS; encoded by the exons ATGGAGGACCTTTTTGTTGGGATTCTTACTATGCTTCTTATTGTTGCATTAATTCCACTCTTCCTGTGGAAACGCCGTCGGGATTCTCAATCACAAgatgaaaatgaagaagagCGTGAG GTTCCAAGGAGGGAAACAGTTGTACGCGCTACTGGTGCTCGTAGAATGCGTCGGAGACCCGCTGCTGGAGCTAGCACATCAACAGCTGCTGCGGCAGCAAGTGTTGAAG AAACTGCTGATGAAAGTGATGAAGAAGTTGTTGCGGGTGAGTATGAGGCCAAAGCATcaacaaaaagggaaaagaaacgGCAAGAGCGTGAAGCACAGCGCCAG GCTGAACAAGCTGCAAGAGAGTCAAGGCTAACTAAACAGGACCGGTATGCAGAAATGCGAAGGAGGAAGGATGAGGAACGTGAGGCAAAGGAGCGTTTGCTG gaagaagaagccatggCTCGAAAGGCCAGGGAGGAGGAAGCTGCTGCATTAGAGTTTGAGAAGTGGAAAGGTGAAATTTCAATTGATGCTGAAGGTACTACAGAGAATGAAGTGCAGGATGGAAATCAGGACATGCTTTCTCATTTCGTTGAATACATAAAG AACCACAAATGTGTTCAATTAGAAGATATTGCTGCAGAATTCAAATTACGCACTCAG GAATGTATCAATCGGATCACCTCCCTGGAGAGTATGG GGCGACTTTCTGGTGTAATGGATGATAGAGGAAAATACATATACATCTCACAAGAAGAAATGAAAGCTGTTGCTGACTATATCAAGCGTCAGGGGAGGGTTAGCATTTCACACTTAGCTAGTAAGTCCAACCAGTTCATTGATTTGGAGCCAAAAGCCCAGTTTGTTGAGGAAATCAGCAACGTGGAGGAGATCAGTGTCTCTTGA
- the LOC142639467 gene encoding COBRA-like protein 10 translates to MTKTPGMRIAWHHAKPFYVTLLLAVLFCYTFEVSYGQDYDEDPKTAAPPPEQEDCNGIFLTYTFISREKEYPHVKNVTAQAWAFKSQAIIFNAGVHELKAWKMFIGFHHNEILVTATGAILVDSTDFPAPVGNGTYLVGYPTADLKTAIETAGDETQIQVVVDLTGTQFGVKPPGVPMPKTIRLENDGYKCPAPHRRGASVMYVCCKRDPKYKAKATKKTKFLPRQSGDLSFSYDVLQAFPGNYLAQVTIDNSHPLGRLDHWNLTWEWMRGEFIYSMRGAFTHKKDGATCVYGPAAKYYADLDFSQVMNCEKRPTISDLPPYLKNDSKVGKLPFCCRNGTILPKVMDESKSMSIFQLQVYKLPPDMNRTALNPPQKWAISGVVNPQYKCGPPIRVDPSEFPDPSGLAATTSAVASWQVVCNITRPKVKQARCCVSYSAYYNSSVIPCNTCACGCSESDTCNQNAAAMLLPPEALLVPFVNRTEKAKAWAKIKHKHIPKPMPCPDNCGVSINWHLDTDYRSGWTARITLFNWGESPFEDWYTAIQMKKAFPGFEKAYSFNGTSLPDLNDTIFLQGIKGLNFLMGETNGTKLYDPRVPGKQQTVISFSKKLTPGINVQLGDGFPTRLLFNGEECALPTEIPRPGNSGHQSHVNFLAIMFITAVTFMLMTDHFHI, encoded by the exons ATGACAAAAACACCAGGGATGAGAATTGCATGGCACCATGCAAAGCCCTTTTACGTAACATTGTTGTTAGCTGTGTTGTTTTGTTATACATTTGAGGTTTCTTATGGACAAGACTACGACGAAGACCCCAAGACGGCTGCCCCTCCGCCCGAGCAAGAAGACTGTAATGGGATCTTTCTCACATACACCTTCATTAGTCGCGAGAAAGAGTATCCTCACGTGAAGAATGTGACGGCGCAGGCGTGGGCGTTTAAGTCCCAGGCAATAATATTCAATGCCGGGGTCCATGAGCTCAAGGCATGGAAGATGTTCATTGGGTTTCACCACAATGAGATTTTGGTGACGGCTACCGGAGCCATCCTTGTGGACTCGACTGATTTCCCAGCCCCGGTCGGGAACGGGACTTACTTGGTGGGGTACCCAACTGCGGACTTGAAGACGGCAATTGAAACCGCTGGGGACGAGACTCAGATTCAGGTGGTTGTGGATTTAACCGGGACACAGTTTGGGGTGAAGCCGCCTGGGGTTCCAATGCCAAAGACAATTAGGCTTGAAAATGATGGGTATAAGTGTCCTGCACCACATCGTCGTG GGGCTAGTGTGATGTATGTATGCTGTAAAAGAGATCCAAAATACAAGGCTAAAGCCACTAAAAAGACCAAATTCTTGCCTCGTCAGTCTGGtgatctctctttctcatatGATGTGCTCCAAGCCTTTCCAGGCAACTATCTTGCCCAAGTGACCATCGATAACAGCCACCCATTAGGCCGTCTTGATCACTGGAATTTAACCTGGGAGTGGATGAGAGGAGAGTTCATTTACAGCATGAGAGGAGCCTTCACTCACAAAAAGGATGGTGCCACTTGTGTCTATGGCCCTGCTGCCAAATACTATGCAGACCTTGATTTCTCTCAAGTCATGAACTGTGAAAAGAGGCCAACCATTTCTGACCTCCCtccttatttaaaaaatgatagcaAAGTTGGAAAGTTACCTTTTTGCTGCAGAAATGGAACCATCTTGCCCAAAGTAATGGATGAGAGCAAATCAATGTCTATTTTTCAATTGCAAGTCTATAAGCTACCTCCTGACATGAATAGAACTGCTCTGAATCCGCCACAGAAATGGGCTATCAGTGGTGTTGTTAATCCGCAATACAAGTGTGGCCCTCCAATCAGAGTTGATCCATCAGAGTTTCCTGACCCAAGTGGGCTTGCGGCTACAACTAGTGCTGTTGCAAGTTGGCAAGTAGTATGCAACATTACACGTCCCAAGGTTAAGCAAGCTAGATGCTGTGTTTCTTATTCAGCATACTACAATTCTAGTGTCATTCCTTGCAACACTTGTGCTTGTGGTTGTTCCGAATCAGACACTTGCAATCAGAATGCTGCAGCAATGCTTCTTCCACCGGAAGCCCTTCTTGTGCCTTTTGTAAACAGAACGGAGAAAGCAAAAGCCTGGgctaaaattaaacacaaacacataccAAAACCAATGCCTTGTCCAGACAATTGTGGGGTTAGCATCAATTGGCATCTTGACACTGATTACAGGAGTGGATGGACAGCTCGGATTACACTCTTTAACTGGGGCGAGTCACCTTTCGAGGATTGGTACACTGCAATTCAAATGAAAAAGGCGTTTCCGGGTTTTGAAAAAGCTTACTCTTTCAATGGTACCAGCTTACCAGACCTAAATGATACCATCTTCTTACAAGGGATAAAGGGTTTGAATTTCTTGATGGGAGAGACAAATGGGACTAAATTGTATGACCCAAGAGTGCCTGGCAAGCAGCAAACAGTTATTTCATTCTCAAAGAAACTCACACCTGGAATCAATGTACAACTTGGTGATGGATTCCCAACAAGACTTCTTTTCAATGGTGAAGAGTGTGCGCTTCCTACAGAAATTCCCCGGCCAGGAAATTCTGGGCACCAATCCCATGTTAATTTCCTGGCAATCATGTTCATCACAGCTGTGACTTTTATGCTTATGACGGATCACTTCCATATATGA
- the LOC142641363 gene encoding rab GTPase-activating protein 22-like, producing MWRDPGTPADSYYQVRPECTDVPKTRFKIKAGKTLSVRKWQAAFTPEGYLDISKTLGRIHRGGVHPSIRGEVWEFLLGCYDPQSTFEEREQIRQRRRMQYARWKEECGQIFPVVGSGRFITAPVITEDGQPIQDPLVLLETNPDEGQSLPPDDNGGANVRGSGLETVKDKKAIQWMLTLHQIGLDVVRTDRTLVFYEKQENLSKLWDILAVYAWIDTDVGYCQGMSDLCSPMIILLEDEADAFWCFERLMRRLRGNFRCTDSSVGVEAQLSNLAAITQVIDPKLHQHLETLGGGDYLFAFRMLMVLFRREFSFGDSLYLWEMMWALEYDPDLFLLYEEPESASEKAEGSKGKAKSRRQCGKYERENMKNGAKNSEAPLPISIFLVASVLKDKSTKLLQEARGLDDVVKILNDITGNLDARKACTGAMKLHKKYLKKAKKT from the exons ATGTGGAGAGACCCAGGAACTCCTGCTGATTCTTACTACCAGGTCCGCCCTGAGTGCACCGATGTTCCAAAGACCCGCTTCAAAATCAAG GCTGGTAAAACATTAAGTGTAAGGAAATGGCAGGCCGCATTTACTCCAGAAGGGTATCTGGATATCAGCAAGACTCTAGGTCGAATCCATCGTGGG GGGGTACATCCATCAATTAGAGGAGAAGTATGGGAATTTCTACTTGGTTGTTATGATCCTCAGAGTACATTTGAAGAACGTGAGCAGATACGGCAACGTCGAAG AATGCAATATGCTAGGTGGAAGGAAGAGTGCGGCCAAATATTTCCTGTAGTTGGAAGTGGTAGATTTATCACAGCTCCTGTAATCACTGAAGATGGTCAACCCATTCAAGATCCATTAGTGCTTTTAGAAACAAACCCAGACGAGGGACAGTCTTTACCTCCTGATGACAATGGGGGGGCAAATGTTAGAGGCAGTGGTTTGGAAACAGTGAAGGATAAGAAAGCAATCCAGTGGATGCTGACTCTGCATCAAATAG GTCTTGATGTGGTTCGGACTGATCGGACATTGGTGTTTTATGAGAAGCAGGAAAACTTGTCAAAACTTTGGGATATTCTTGCTGTTTATGCCTGGATAGATACAGATGTTGGTTATTGTCAAG GAATGAGTGACCTCTGCTCCCCCATGATAATTCTTCTTGAAGATGAAGCAGATGCATTTTGGTGCTTTGAACGGTTGATGCGCAGATTG cGAGGAAATTTCAGATGCACTGATAGCTCCGTTGGAGTGGAGGCACAACTTAGTAATTTGGCTGCAATTACTCAAGTTATAGATCCAAAACTTCATCAGCACTTAG AGACACTAGGTGGAGGTGATTATCTGTTTGCTTTTCGGATGCTCATGGTTTTGTTTCGGAGAGAATTCTCTTTTGGTGACTCATTGTACCTTTGGGAG ATGATGTGGGCCCTGGAATACGATCCTGACTTATTCTTATTGTATGAAGAACCTGAGTCAGCTAGTGAAAAAGCTGAGGGATCTAAAGGAAAAGCAAAGTCAAGACGTCAATGTGGAAAGTACGAAagggaaaatatgaaaaatggaGCAAAGAATTCAGAAGCCCCCCTCCCAATCTCTATTTTCCTTGTTGCTAGTGTCTTAAAAGATAAGAGCACAAAGCTACTGCAAGAAGCTCGTGGCCTGGACGACGTTGTCAAG ATATTGAATGACATTACTGGAAATCTAGATGCCAGAAAAGCTTGCACTGGAGCAATGAAACTTCACAAGAAGTATTTAAAAAAG GCCAAGAAGACATAA